One Arthrobacter sp. StoSoilB20 DNA segment encodes these proteins:
- a CDS encoding AI-2E family transporter translates to MTRLKAFPLLEGGPFRFGLVAALGVLVALALGSAVITLRYSLTLIFAALFISLGLYPLVRWLERWKLSRGGAVLAVAVGFLVVVALLIRFVVPILVEEGAALVRLLPSSFDAVGEQEWFRDVNGSLGGALTPLLEWLETSAADPNVWLAIGGGAVQVGYNVVNGTFAVVFVVVLTLYFVAGHEVMKSSLYALVPASRRESFADIAETIIASVGKYLSGMSILALFNAVFTFILLSVAGVRYAAVLAVLAFPITLIPLVGSAISTAIMTVVSLFTSPSTALVVFLVMLAYMQIEAYILTPRVVGKAISIPGSLVLIGAMIGGTLLGLLGALIACPTTASILLIIKKVVIPQQNAK, encoded by the coding sequence ATGACGCGATTGAAGGCATTCCCACTGCTGGAGGGCGGTCCGTTCCGCTTCGGACTCGTAGCGGCGCTGGGCGTCCTGGTTGCCTTGGCGTTGGGTTCTGCGGTCATCACGTTGCGGTATTCGCTGACGTTGATCTTCGCGGCCTTGTTCATCTCCTTGGGACTGTATCCCCTGGTCCGCTGGCTGGAACGCTGGAAACTGTCCCGCGGCGGGGCCGTGCTCGCGGTGGCCGTCGGCTTCCTGGTGGTGGTGGCGCTTCTGATCCGTTTCGTGGTCCCTATCCTGGTGGAGGAGGGTGCCGCGCTGGTCCGTTTGCTGCCGTCCAGTTTCGACGCCGTTGGCGAACAGGAGTGGTTCCGGGACGTCAACGGATCACTGGGCGGAGCGTTGACCCCGCTGCTGGAATGGCTGGAAACCTCGGCAGCGGATCCGAACGTCTGGCTGGCCATCGGCGGTGGCGCCGTGCAGGTTGGCTACAACGTGGTGAACGGAACTTTCGCCGTGGTTTTCGTGGTTGTCCTGACCCTCTATTTCGTAGCAGGACACGAGGTCATGAAATCCAGCCTCTACGCCTTGGTTCCTGCATCCCGCAGGGAATCATTTGCAGATATTGCCGAAACAATTATTGCCTCGGTAGGCAAATACCTGAGCGGCATGTCAATCCTGGCCCTGTTCAATGCGGTCTTCACCTTTATCCTCCTTTCAGTGGCCGGGGTCAGGTACGCGGCAGTACTGGCCGTCCTGGCATTCCCCATCACCCTCATCCCGCTGGTAGGCAGCGCGATCAGCACCGCCATCATGACCGTGGTTTCCCTCTTTACTTCCCCTTCAACGGCGCTGGTTGTTTTCCTCGTCATGTTGGCTTATATGCAGATTGAGGCATACATCCTGACCCCGCGCGTAGTGGGCAAAGCGATCAGCATCCCGGGCTCGTTGGTCCTGATTGGCGCGATGATAGGCGGGACGCTGCTGGGACTGTTGGGAGCGCTGATCGCCTGCCCCACCACAGCATCCATCCTGCTGATCATCAAAAAAGTGGTCATCCCGCAGCAGAATGCCAAGTAG
- the cls gene encoding cardiolipin synthase, giving the protein MQGLLNDADAVALILLALHIVLGAVAAVMVSANRKPSSAIAWVLAIIFIPYLGTVAFLLVGRGKLPKARREKQRLVNELMLGRTPGLSAVSHSDDWPAWLRSAVELNLRLGALPMVGGNRAELLEDYRGCFDRMIADMDSAEEYVHVEFYILALDPTTSPFFDAMARARQRGVVVRVLFDHLAAVGGPKYRDMLQAFEDMGAEWHAMLPLRPFKGQWQRPDLRNHRKLVVVDGKVGYTGSQNLIDASYNKKRNIRRGLQWHELMVRLEGPAVRELNAVFVTDWYSESETLLPLDTSPVILGSEPELIDAQVLPSGPSFDNDNNLKLYTTLIYKAEHRVSITSPYFVPDEAIQLAIVTAASRGLSVELFVSEVGDQAMVYHAQRSYYEVLLRAGVRIYLYRAPQVLHAKHFTIDHDVAVIGSSNMDVRSFSLNMEVSVLVHGRSIVDRMRAVEDSYRAASTELLLEDWLRRPLGQVALDNLARLTSSLQ; this is encoded by the coding sequence GTGCAAGGACTACTGAACGACGCCGATGCCGTCGCCTTAATCCTGTTGGCGCTGCACATCGTGCTCGGAGCTGTTGCCGCCGTGATGGTTTCAGCCAACCGGAAACCATCGTCCGCCATTGCCTGGGTGCTGGCGATCATCTTCATTCCCTATCTGGGCACCGTGGCTTTCCTGCTGGTTGGCCGCGGCAAACTCCCCAAAGCCCGGCGTGAGAAGCAACGCTTGGTCAACGAGCTGATGCTTGGACGCACGCCCGGCCTCTCAGCAGTCAGCCACAGTGATGACTGGCCCGCCTGGCTGCGTTCCGCCGTCGAACTTAACCTCAGGCTCGGCGCGCTGCCCATGGTGGGCGGCAACCGAGCCGAGCTGTTGGAGGACTACCGCGGGTGCTTTGACCGCATGATCGCAGACATGGACTCCGCTGAAGAGTACGTGCACGTCGAGTTCTACATTCTGGCGCTGGACCCCACCACATCGCCGTTTTTCGATGCCATGGCCCGTGCCCGCCAACGCGGCGTGGTTGTCAGGGTGCTTTTTGACCATCTTGCAGCGGTTGGCGGCCCCAAGTACCGGGACATGCTCCAGGCTTTTGAGGACATGGGCGCCGAATGGCACGCCATGCTGCCCCTGCGGCCCTTCAAAGGCCAGTGGCAGCGCCCGGACCTGCGCAACCACCGAAAACTGGTGGTGGTGGACGGAAAGGTTGGTTATACCGGCTCGCAAAACCTGATCGACGCCTCCTACAACAAGAAACGGAACATCCGGCGCGGCCTCCAGTGGCATGAGCTGATGGTCCGGTTGGAGGGGCCGGCGGTGCGTGAGCTCAACGCCGTGTTCGTCACGGACTGGTACAGCGAATCGGAGACGCTGCTGCCGTTGGATACTTCACCGGTGATCCTGGGCTCGGAACCGGAGCTCATCGACGCCCAGGTCCTGCCCAGCGGCCCCAGTTTCGACAACGACAACAACCTCAAGCTCTACACCACGCTCATCTACAAGGCCGAGCACCGCGTCAGCATCACCAGCCCCTACTTTGTTCCGGATGAAGCCATCCAGCTGGCCATTGTCACCGCTGCCTCGCGGGGCCTGAGCGTGGAGCTCTTTGTTTCTGAGGTGGGCGACCAGGCCATGGTCTACCACGCCCAGCGCTCCTACTATGAGGTCCTGCTGAGGGCCGGAGTCCGCATCTACCTGTACCGGGCCCCGCAGGTCCTGCACGCAAAGCACTTCACCATTGACCATGACGTCGCCGTCATTGGATCCAGCAACATGGATGTCCGCTCGTTCAGCCTCAACATGGAAGTCTCGGTGCTGGTCCACGGCCGGTCCATCGTGGACCGGATGAGGGCTGTGGAGGACAGTTACCGCGCGGCGAGCACGGAGTTGTTGCTGGAGGACTGGTTGCGGCGGCCGCTGGGCCAAGTGGCCTTGGACAACCTGGCACGGCTGACGTCGTCGCTGCAGTAA
- a CDS encoding VTT domain-containing protein encodes MQAFKDIMSAADSGWVYPLGAMFVALSAIFPPIPTTSLFVALGALSATDNLPNGYLLVAAMLAGAVAGDLGAYELVRRRDMANWKILQGPRTQKALHASRERLSKHSASWVLTSRFVPLGRLTMNVASAITPVPRGRFVLYSVAAGILWSAYSVGIGALSGLLPGLSTEFAVVIAIAFSLLLGRAISAAVTWYLQLDD; translated from the coding sequence GTGCAGGCTTTCAAGGACATCATGAGCGCCGCGGATTCAGGCTGGGTGTACCCGCTTGGGGCTATGTTCGTGGCGTTGTCGGCGATCTTCCCGCCCATCCCCACCACGTCCCTGTTTGTGGCTTTGGGGGCGCTGTCCGCTACCGACAACCTTCCCAACGGCTACCTCCTGGTGGCCGCCATGCTGGCCGGAGCAGTCGCCGGAGACCTTGGGGCGTACGAGTTGGTCCGGCGCAGGGACATGGCCAACTGGAAGATCCTCCAGGGTCCGCGGACGCAGAAGGCCCTGCATGCCTCCCGGGAACGTTTATCCAAGCACTCCGCCTCGTGGGTCCTGACCTCCCGGTTTGTTCCGCTCGGACGGCTGACCATGAACGTAGCAAGCGCCATCACCCCGGTCCCGCGTGGCAGATTTGTCCTCTACTCAGTAGCTGCGGGCATCCTGTGGTCCGCCTACTCGGTGGGAATTGGTGCGCTGTCCGGGCTTCTGCCCGGGCTTTCCACGGAGTTCGCCGTGGTCATTGCCATCGCATTTTCGCTGCTGCTGGGCCGGGCCATCAGCGCAGCCGTGACCTGGTATTTGCAACTGGACGACTGA
- a CDS encoding LuxR C-terminal-related transcriptional regulator, with amino-acid sequence MDDLRGTRPDFVSPQLIAVSKPPLDLLARPRLVARLDAAPDTILLCAPAGFGKSVLIGQWLAGNMHTVAWVSPDQQDTPALWPSILHALRRCPAIPPSALIGFSGSETNAHEVLSLLAEGLAAADHTVRLVIDGVEGFPAADRDHWIPALLGQAHLPVQLVLAAREGASVDPGRPRLSGRIMELHSQDLAFSLDEINSLAAKTITLLGTHQLGELFRQTAGWPASVVLALHSLRKTADLEAPVGDIAANNRQLAEYLDHEIVQTLTPEERHVLSSTSMCRVLVAAQANALAGHRNAGSILSTLADNRDLVESAGSGRKVFLVRPLIRQYFRAELTRKDPDEVLRLNTIAAQWHEQAGEPEAALRHAMDSADPRLIGALLERHGAALLGSGGVTRVRRAIAALPDSVLAASPKLCLVAALAHVESRQPTTAARYLAAAYRSWTDNPPSELSELRALAEARLSWFSGDWASQDPKAATGYAALPMSRQSDIRIEARMVSVTAAVVEQDYAAAENEAQEALLEATEAGNCYLAGKVYLKLAGISAMQGHLRRAGEYLRQAEEKLPAYAWTAGAGRSVGALMHAAAALLDAEPVAALKYASSAGTELGQLGSSSKGVGAAMRATLEVVTACAHLDSGDRRHALDGMRQARLRIGQGHLFAQPMAAFIAVIEHTAALSLGHAERAREVLEWAEELIPGTGELCLLRAQGPAGISRFDAATERLRPLHMGVAEPLLEWTWLHVNILECSMAIRTGRRALAGKLLEDALAKADAVGVVRPLAIAPQEVMDLLVERAGTHGPQEELAKRLMALRSPADARLAPLLTPREREVLALLPSHLSQDQMASELHLSVNTVKTHLRIIYSKLGAGTRHDAVAAAYKFGHLP; translated from the coding sequence GTGGATGACCTGCGTGGTACCCGCCCGGACTTCGTAAGCCCGCAACTGATCGCGGTTTCCAAACCGCCGTTGGATCTGCTGGCCCGGCCCCGGCTTGTGGCAAGACTCGATGCCGCACCCGACACCATCCTTCTCTGCGCCCCGGCCGGCTTCGGCAAATCCGTATTGATCGGGCAATGGCTTGCCGGCAACATGCACACCGTCGCATGGGTAAGCCCGGACCAACAGGACACCCCGGCCCTCTGGCCCTCCATACTTCACGCGCTCCGGCGGTGCCCCGCGATACCTCCCAGCGCGCTCATTGGATTCTCGGGATCCGAGACAAACGCCCATGAAGTCCTTAGCCTGTTGGCGGAAGGGTTGGCCGCCGCCGATCACACCGTCCGACTGGTGATCGACGGCGTGGAGGGCTTCCCTGCCGCTGACCGCGATCATTGGATTCCGGCGCTGCTGGGCCAGGCGCACCTGCCAGTGCAGCTTGTCCTGGCAGCACGCGAGGGCGCCTCGGTTGACCCGGGACGCCCACGGCTCAGTGGACGGATCATGGAGCTGCATTCACAGGATCTTGCTTTCTCCCTGGACGAAATCAACTCCCTCGCGGCAAAGACCATCACCTTGCTGGGAACGCATCAACTGGGCGAGCTGTTCCGTCAAACGGCGGGCTGGCCGGCCTCAGTGGTGCTTGCCCTGCATTCACTGCGCAAAACAGCGGACCTCGAAGCGCCTGTGGGTGATATTGCAGCCAACAACCGGCAGCTCGCAGAGTATCTGGACCACGAGATTGTCCAAACACTGACCCCGGAGGAGCGGCACGTGTTGTCCAGCACCAGCATGTGCCGCGTCCTGGTGGCTGCCCAGGCCAATGCCCTTGCGGGCCACCGGAATGCCGGGAGCATCCTTTCGACACTGGCTGATAACCGCGATCTGGTGGAATCGGCGGGGAGCGGACGCAAGGTCTTCCTGGTCCGGCCACTGATCAGGCAGTACTTCAGGGCCGAACTCACCCGCAAGGACCCGGATGAAGTGCTCCGCCTGAACACGATAGCTGCGCAGTGGCACGAGCAAGCCGGCGAACCCGAGGCCGCGCTCCGGCACGCCATGGACTCGGCTGACCCACGCTTGATCGGGGCACTCCTTGAACGGCACGGAGCAGCCCTCCTGGGATCAGGCGGAGTCACGCGCGTTCGGAGGGCCATCGCGGCATTGCCGGATTCCGTCCTGGCGGCCAGTCCCAAGCTCTGCCTGGTGGCGGCACTGGCGCACGTCGAAAGCCGCCAGCCCACTACCGCTGCCCGATACCTGGCGGCGGCATACCGTTCGTGGACGGACAACCCTCCCTCCGAACTCTCAGAGCTGCGCGCCTTGGCAGAAGCACGGCTTTCCTGGTTCAGCGGGGACTGGGCCAGCCAGGATCCCAAGGCCGCAACCGGGTACGCCGCCCTCCCCATGTCCCGGCAGAGCGATATCCGGATCGAAGCAAGGATGGTCTCGGTCACCGCGGCAGTGGTTGAGCAGGACTATGCGGCAGCGGAGAACGAGGCCCAGGAGGCTCTGCTCGAGGCCACCGAAGCCGGCAACTGCTACCTTGCCGGCAAGGTATACCTCAAGCTTGCAGGCATCTCCGCCATGCAAGGCCACCTCCGCCGGGCCGGCGAGTACCTCAGGCAGGCGGAGGAGAAGCTGCCGGCCTACGCGTGGACGGCCGGGGCCGGCCGGTCGGTGGGTGCATTGATGCATGCCGCTGCGGCTCTCCTGGACGCCGAACCTGTTGCGGCGCTGAAATATGCTTCCTCGGCCGGCACCGAACTGGGACAACTGGGGTCCTCTTCCAAGGGAGTGGGGGCGGCAATGCGTGCCACCTTGGAGGTGGTCACTGCCTGCGCCCACCTTGATTCAGGGGACAGGCGGCACGCCCTGGACGGTATGCGCCAAGCCCGGCTGAGGATCGGCCAGGGCCATCTCTTCGCGCAGCCCATGGCAGCCTTCATCGCGGTGATTGAACATACGGCAGCCCTGTCCCTGGGGCACGCAGAGCGTGCCCGCGAAGTCCTGGAGTGGGCCGAGGAACTCATTCCCGGGACCGGTGAACTGTGCCTGCTGCGAGCGCAAGGACCCGCCGGGATCAGTCGCTTCGACGCCGCAACCGAGCGGCTCCGGCCACTGCACATGGGCGTAGCGGAACCACTGCTGGAATGGACGTGGCTTCACGTCAATATCCTGGAATGCTCCATGGCCATCCGCACGGGGCGGCGGGCCTTGGCCGGCAAGCTCCTGGAAGATGCCCTGGCCAAGGCGGACGCTGTAGGAGTGGTCAGGCCCTTGGCGATCGCTCCCCAGGAGGTCATGGACCTGCTGGTGGAGCGGGCAGGAACGCATGGTCCACAGGAAGAACTTGCCAAGCGCTTGATGGCGTTGCGGTCGCCTGCCGATGCCAGGCTCGCCCCGCTGCTGACTCCCCGGGAGCGGGAGGTGTTGGCCCTCCTCCCCTCGCATTTGTCGCAGGACCAGATGGCGTCGGAACTCCATTTATCCGTGAACACCGTCAAGACCCACCTCCGGATCATCTATTCCAAACTCGGAGCCGGGACACGGCACGATGCTGTTGCCGCTGCCTACAAGTTCGGCCACCTTCCGTAG
- a CDS encoding SLC13 family permease: protein MTDVIITDVIVTLVVLVAVIAAFVWNRLPAEVVALGAALALYGTGIVGLDETFAGFGSGTVVLIAALFVVAEAIDAAGVTTWLGSLLIRFSGTSRTRLMVLMMVLTALLTALISVNGAVAALLPMVVVLAVRLGRRPSELLMPMAFAAHAGSLLILTGSPVNILILNAALETTGKGIGFFEFGLVGLPLLLGTIGLTLWLGPKLLPTRTPDALPKDLGSHGRTLMDHYLGGEGLSRLSIPAGSALVGQPVACLQDGHDGGHLHLISVQGSDGKPSENAVFGPGDEIVVRGGQPTIDALAARHGLSQDDDAACGLISSSYGVAEVVVAPRSNLVGTETYPGMVTDSGDLVVLAHHHPGEPESSGRTLITAGDRLLLQGTWSALDQHTVDHNVLLVDSPDTIRRQTVPLGPRAMPALIILGAMVVLLATNLVPAPVAATLAALAMVVLRVVTVQQAHRSMAWTTLILVAGMIPLSTAITSTGTAEILAEGMVSVVGNGGPLLLLLGLFVVTAVLGQLISNTATALIIIPIALSVAQESAINPYAVLMCVSVASSAALLTPVATPANMMIMQPAGYRFGDYWKFGLAIMALYAAVAFLLVPVFWPLQT, encoded by the coding sequence ATGACGGACGTCATTATCACGGACGTCATTGTCACGCTGGTGGTGCTGGTCGCGGTGATCGCTGCGTTCGTGTGGAACCGGCTGCCTGCGGAGGTTGTGGCCCTCGGAGCAGCATTGGCCCTCTATGGCACCGGCATTGTGGGTTTGGACGAGACTTTCGCCGGTTTCGGGAGCGGAACGGTGGTGTTGATCGCTGCCCTGTTCGTGGTGGCGGAGGCCATCGATGCCGCGGGAGTAACCACTTGGCTGGGAAGTTTGCTGATCAGGTTCTCGGGTACCAGCCGTACCCGGCTGATGGTGTTGATGATGGTTCTGACCGCCTTGCTGACTGCACTCATCAGTGTCAACGGAGCGGTCGCAGCGCTGTTGCCCATGGTGGTGGTGCTGGCGGTCCGGCTGGGACGGCGGCCATCGGAACTGCTCATGCCCATGGCCTTCGCTGCCCATGCCGGTTCCTTGCTGATCCTGACCGGTTCGCCCGTCAACATCCTGATCCTCAACGCAGCATTGGAGACCACGGGGAAGGGAATCGGGTTCTTCGAGTTCGGGCTTGTGGGGCTTCCCCTGCTGCTGGGAACCATCGGATTGACCCTGTGGCTGGGCCCGAAGCTCCTGCCCACCCGGACCCCTGATGCCCTCCCCAAGGACCTGGGCTCCCACGGCCGGACACTCATGGACCATTACCTCGGCGGGGAGGGCCTGAGCCGGCTCAGCATCCCGGCAGGATCTGCGTTGGTGGGCCAGCCGGTGGCGTGCCTTCAGGACGGGCACGACGGCGGCCACCTCCACCTCATCAGCGTGCAGGGGTCAGACGGCAAGCCGTCGGAAAACGCGGTGTTCGGACCTGGCGATGAGATTGTGGTGCGCGGCGGCCAGCCCACCATCGACGCCCTTGCCGCCCGGCACGGCCTGAGCCAGGACGACGACGCCGCCTGCGGACTCATCAGCAGCAGCTACGGGGTGGCCGAGGTAGTAGTGGCACCCCGCTCAAACCTCGTCGGCACGGAAACCTACCCCGGGATGGTCACAGACAGCGGAGATCTGGTGGTGCTGGCCCATCACCATCCGGGTGAGCCGGAATCATCGGGACGCACGCTGATCACTGCCGGAGACCGGCTGTTGCTCCAAGGCACCTGGTCTGCGCTTGACCAGCACACCGTGGACCACAATGTGTTGCTGGTTGACTCGCCGGACACCATCCGCCGCCAAACAGTTCCCCTGGGGCCGCGGGCCATGCCTGCGCTCATCATCCTCGGCGCCATGGTGGTGCTGCTGGCAACCAACCTCGTGCCTGCGCCGGTGGCAGCGACGCTGGCGGCCCTGGCCATGGTGGTGCTGCGTGTTGTGACAGTTCAGCAAGCCCACCGTTCCATGGCCTGGACCACCCTCATCCTGGTGGCCGGCATGATTCCACTGTCCACGGCCATTACCTCCACCGGCACCGCCGAAATCCTCGCTGAGGGCATGGTGTCGGTGGTAGGAAACGGCGGCCCTTTGCTGTTGCTCCTGGGACTCTTCGTGGTGACCGCCGTCCTGGGCCAGCTGATCAGCAATACGGCCACAGCCTTGATCATCATCCCCATTGCCCTCTCCGTGGCCCAGGAGTCAGCCATCAACCCCTACGCCGTGCTGATGTGCGTCTCGGTAGCTTCCTCCGCCGCCCTGCTGACTCCTGTGGCAACGCCGGCCAACATGATGATCATGCAGCCGGCGGGCTACCGGTTCGGAGACTACTGGAAGTTCGGCCTGGCCATCATGGCGCTGTACGCGGCAGTGGCCTTCCTGCTGGTACCCGTGTTCTGGCCCCTTCAGACGTAG
- a CDS encoding MFS transporter, with protein sequence MASDHTITETPPPVKAASWLPLIVVVLTQIQASFAVNALTVSMQGITTDLDTAATSVGTAITAGTFSMAAFILLGAKLGARFGTRKVFQIAVAIHAAAMAGVALSLSPAMLFIAQASSGAVIALIAPALTVFIATNYKDQQQAKAIGLLAAAIPAAGVLALLVAGWFATTIGWRYSFGLMVILGAINLLLSFKLKTVPAQPQLKIDWTGSIIAAVAVILLSFGFSGLSAWGTWFATNQAPFDILGLSPAPLLILLGAIAGQVFFMWIRKRQDAKLPRIFDLRVLASSSELAVTACMAIMLFVGTAANFLIPLYMQIVQGRSSIETSFSIIPYTLSIFLASTFVAFLYDKFPPRTIAQGGFVVVAGALVLLAFTIRNDWGQLFVVLGLILLGLGQGAIVALVFNTLLSAVPRELAGDVGAWRGLVHNLSGSVGIAVASAFAVGMLSSLIASGAAAHPDVSQELIYKVNVNEADFMTNAQVEAVIGDRVSSPTELAAATEVNEEARLRALQISLLGLSGLALLAIVPAGRMPGRMKGDLPEQLEPDDPDAIPEPGLLPDQAVTASSAPAASTAGAPTTAVPTTRERAKR encoded by the coding sequence ATGGCCAGCGACCACACCATCACTGAAACACCGCCACCGGTCAAGGCGGCCTCATGGCTGCCCTTGATCGTGGTGGTCCTCACCCAAATCCAGGCATCGTTCGCCGTCAACGCCTTGACGGTTTCCATGCAGGGCATCACTACCGACCTGGACACAGCAGCGACGTCCGTGGGCACTGCCATTACTGCCGGGACGTTCTCGATGGCGGCCTTCATCCTGCTGGGAGCGAAGCTGGGTGCCCGGTTCGGAACGCGCAAGGTGTTCCAGATCGCCGTCGCCATTCATGCCGCCGCCATGGCAGGGGTGGCGTTGAGCCTCAGCCCGGCGATGCTCTTCATTGCGCAGGCTTCCTCCGGCGCTGTCATTGCCCTGATCGCCCCTGCCCTCACGGTCTTTATCGCCACCAATTACAAGGACCAGCAGCAGGCAAAAGCCATTGGACTCCTGGCTGCAGCCATCCCGGCTGCCGGTGTGCTGGCCTTGCTGGTCGCCGGTTGGTTCGCCACCACCATCGGTTGGCGCTACTCGTTCGGCCTTATGGTGATCCTCGGTGCCATCAACCTGCTCCTGAGCTTCAAGCTCAAAACCGTCCCGGCGCAACCCCAACTGAAGATCGACTGGACCGGCTCCATCATCGCCGCGGTGGCCGTCATCCTGTTGAGCTTCGGTTTCAGCGGCCTGTCCGCCTGGGGTACCTGGTTCGCCACCAACCAAGCCCCCTTCGACATCCTGGGGCTCTCCCCTGCGCCACTGCTGATCCTCCTCGGAGCCATCGCGGGACAGGTGTTCTTCATGTGGATCCGGAAGCGCCAGGATGCCAAACTGCCCCGGATTTTCGACCTCAGGGTGTTGGCATCCAGTTCCGAACTCGCCGTGACGGCCTGCATGGCCATCATGCTCTTCGTCGGTACCGCAGCCAACTTCCTGATTCCCCTGTACATGCAGATCGTCCAGGGACGCTCCAGCATTGAGACTTCGTTCTCGATCATCCCCTACACGTTGTCCATCTTCCTCGCGAGCACGTTCGTGGCGTTCCTGTACGACAAGTTCCCGCCGCGAACCATCGCCCAGGGCGGCTTCGTAGTGGTGGCCGGCGCCTTGGTCCTTCTTGCCTTCACCATCCGCAACGACTGGGGCCAGTTGTTCGTGGTACTCGGCCTGATCCTCCTGGGGTTGGGCCAGGGCGCAATCGTCGCTTTGGTGTTCAATACGCTGCTCAGCGCGGTTCCGCGCGAGTTGGCCGGCGACGTCGGAGCCTGGCGCGGACTGGTCCATAACCTCTCCGGCAGTGTCGGCATCGCGGTGGCGAGCGCGTTCGCCGTCGGAATGCTGTCCAGCCTGATTGCCAGCGGCGCCGCCGCGCATCCCGACGTCTCCCAGGAGTTGATCTATAAGGTCAACGTCAACGAGGCCGACTTCATGACCAATGCGCAGGTGGAGGCTGTCATCGGCGACCGCGTCAGCAGTCCTACCGAGCTGGCAGCCGCCACCGAGGTCAATGAGGAAGCCAGGCTTCGGGCCCTGCAGATCTCCCTGCTGGGTTTGTCCGGGCTCGCCCTGCTGGCGATCGTTCCGGCCGGCCGCATGCCTGGCCGCATGAAAGGCGACCTGCCTGAACAACTGGAACCCGACGATCCCGATGCCATCCCGGAGCCGGGCCTGCTGCCGGACCAAGCTGTCACGGCTTCTTCGGCGCCGGCCGCTTCTACTGCGGGCGCTCCAACCACAGCTGTCCCAACCACAAGAGAACGGGCGAAACGGTGA
- a CDS encoding leucyl aminopeptidase — protein sequence MNHEPYKLIPEDFTVLPSLGGTEPELHFVDGFGPLDVIGVLVPSEGEVPESIGLHRETLEKAGFDGTPGTTLQLANASGTLVVAVGGGKPGSLDADGWRKAAAALVRATQKQSRIGFELPAGSGQAEGSGGAGTASLDAGRLGQVLAEGVLLARYNYDTLKSKGKEPPLTEVQFLAPGLDVEAASRGLETGRVKVRATTVARDLCNAPPSHLTAVGLASAAKELGKRFGFGVEEFDKQQLIDLRCGGLLGVNAGSAQEPRMIKLTYQPDGSAAGHLGLVGKGIMYDSGGVSLKPSDPMHLLMKMDMGGAAAVLAVFTALRDLGCKAAVTGFLMCTDNMPSGSAYKLGDVLTTRSGLTIEVKNTDAEGRLVMCDALTLAVEDGVDGIVDIATLTGAALMSLGQLTAPVFGNNQRLVDLVLESGGRADEQLWQLPLERAYRPQLDSDVADISNLGGPYAGSTTAALFLAEFVGDTPWAHIDIAGTMQSDKDDAWRSKGATGCGARLLIDLALDYSAS from the coding sequence GTGAACCACGAACCCTACAAACTGATCCCGGAAGACTTCACGGTCCTCCCCTCCCTGGGCGGTACCGAACCTGAGCTGCATTTTGTGGACGGGTTCGGCCCGCTCGACGTGATCGGTGTGCTGGTGCCCTCGGAAGGTGAGGTTCCTGAGTCCATCGGCCTGCACCGGGAAACCTTGGAGAAGGCAGGTTTTGACGGGACCCCGGGGACCACCCTGCAGCTGGCCAATGCCTCAGGAACCCTGGTGGTTGCCGTTGGCGGTGGAAAGCCGGGCTCCTTGGACGCGGACGGCTGGCGCAAGGCCGCGGCAGCTTTGGTCCGTGCCACGCAGAAGCAATCGCGGATCGGCTTCGAACTGCCTGCCGGTTCCGGACAGGCCGAAGGTTCCGGAGGGGCCGGGACAGCAAGCCTCGACGCCGGGAGGCTGGGCCAGGTTCTGGCCGAAGGCGTGCTGTTGGCCCGGTATAACTACGACACCCTCAAGAGCAAAGGCAAAGAACCCCCCCTGACCGAGGTCCAATTCCTGGCGCCGGGGTTGGACGTCGAGGCAGCTTCGCGCGGGCTGGAGACGGGCCGCGTGAAGGTGCGGGCCACCACCGTCGCCCGGGATCTGTGCAACGCTCCTCCCAGCCACCTCACCGCCGTTGGACTGGCTTCGGCGGCGAAGGAGCTTGGGAAACGGTTCGGATTCGGGGTTGAAGAGTTCGACAAGCAACAACTCATCGACCTCCGCTGCGGCGGCCTTCTGGGCGTCAACGCCGGCAGTGCCCAGGAACCGCGGATGATCAAGCTCACTTACCAACCGGACGGGTCCGCCGCAGGCCACCTCGGACTGGTGGGCAAGGGCATCATGTACGACTCCGGCGGCGTCAGCCTCAAACCCAGCGACCCCATGCACCTGCTCATGAAAATGGACATGGGCGGCGCGGCGGCGGTTCTTGCGGTCTTCACCGCGCTGCGTGACCTCGGGTGCAAAGCCGCCGTCACCGGGTTCCTGATGTGCACGGACAACATGCCTTCGGGCTCCGCCTACAAGTTGGGGGACGTGCTCACCACGCGCAGCGGACTCACCATAGAGGTGAAGAACACCGACGCCGAAGGTCGCCTGGTGATGTGCGACGCCCTGACGCTCGCTGTGGAGGATGGGGTGGACGGGATCGTGGACATCGCCACCCTCACCGGGGCAGCCTTGATGTCCCTGGGACAGCTCACGGCCCCGGTGTTCGGTAACAATCAGCGGCTGGTGGACCTGGTGCTGGAGTCGGGTGGGCGGGCTGACGAACAGCTGTGGCAGCTTCCCTTGGAACGGGCCTACCGTCCCCAGCTGGATTCGGACGTCGCCGACATCTCCAATCTTGGTGGACCTTACGCCGGTTCAACCACTGCCGCCCTGTTCCTGGCCGAATTCGTGGGCGATACGCCCTGGGCGCACATCGATATTGCGGGCACCATGCAATCGGACAAGGACGATGCCTGGCGAAGCAAAGGCGCCACGGGGTGCGGCGCGCGGCTCCTCATCGACCTGGCGCTGGACTATTCAGCCAGCTGA